One genomic region from Paramicrobacterium agarici encodes:
- a CDS encoding APC family permease, with translation MSRNVAATDTAPARRLGVPAITLMIIAASAPLTVVAGGATTAFSVTGSLAVPIGYIVLAIALGIFAVGYAAMSRHITNAGAFYAYAAQGLGRPVGVGVSLVALIAYNCMQIGIYGMLGFQVSDFVSSMFGVTIPWWLVVIVCIGIVGWMGVNRIDLSAKVLGVLVALEFLVVIVFDVAAFANPTESFTAQPISPTEIFTPAIGAVLAFGVAAFMGFEQAAIYGEEAKDPKRTVTRATFTAVGIIGVFYALSSWALSLAIGTEKITSAGISPEEAGPPLFFNFAATHLGVIVVDIMSVLFITSVFAAVVSFHNAVARYVFSLGREQLLPRGLARVSRSGAPWAGSVAQTVLALVVVVLFAIGGIGSELGPLYPVITLFTWLTNTGAMGLVLLMAVIALSVIGYFRGNPNDAGPWTTLVSPIIAFLFLATVYVLIVANFNVLMGQAETNALTFVLPLLVVVPGIIGIGWGIALKSSRPEVYENIGRGAPDPLPDAEVLDAQP, from the coding sequence ATGTCTCGCAATGTCGCGGCGACAGACACAGCCCCTGCGCGTCGACTCGGTGTGCCCGCCATCACCCTCATGATCATCGCCGCCTCGGCACCGCTCACGGTCGTCGCGGGCGGCGCGACCACAGCGTTCTCCGTGACGGGTTCGCTCGCCGTTCCCATCGGGTACATCGTGCTCGCGATCGCCCTCGGCATCTTCGCCGTCGGGTACGCGGCCATGAGCCGTCACATCACCAACGCCGGAGCGTTCTACGCCTACGCCGCTCAAGGGCTCGGACGCCCCGTCGGCGTCGGTGTCTCGCTCGTGGCGCTGATCGCCTACAACTGCATGCAGATCGGCATCTACGGCATGCTCGGCTTTCAGGTCTCCGACTTCGTCAGCTCGATGTTCGGCGTCACCATTCCCTGGTGGCTCGTCGTCATCGTGTGCATCGGCATCGTCGGCTGGATGGGCGTGAACCGCATCGACCTGTCGGCCAAGGTGCTCGGCGTGCTCGTCGCCCTCGAGTTTCTCGTGGTGATCGTCTTTGACGTCGCGGCGTTCGCGAACCCGACGGAGTCGTTCACGGCGCAGCCGATCTCTCCGACCGAGATCTTCACGCCGGCGATCGGCGCTGTGCTCGCGTTCGGCGTCGCCGCGTTCATGGGCTTCGAGCAGGCCGCGATCTACGGCGAAGAGGCGAAGGACCCGAAGCGCACCGTGACACGAGCAACGTTCACGGCCGTCGGCATCATCGGCGTCTTCTACGCGCTCTCGTCGTGGGCGCTGTCGCTCGCGATCGGAACGGAGAAGATCACGTCGGCCGGCATCAGCCCCGAAGAGGCGGGACCGCCACTGTTCTTCAACTTCGCCGCGACGCACTTGGGTGTGATCGTCGTCGACATCATGTCTGTGCTGTTCATCACGAGCGTCTTCGCCGCCGTCGTCAGCTTTCACAATGCTGTCGCCCGCTACGTCTTCTCTCTCGGCCGTGAGCAGCTGCTTCCCCGCGGGCTCGCGCGCGTGAGCCGCAGCGGCGCACCGTGGGCGGGGTCCGTGGCGCAGACAGTTCTGGCGCTCGTCGTCGTTGTGCTGTTTGCGATCGGCGGCATCGGCTCTGAACTGGGGCCGCTCTACCCCGTGATCACGCTCTTCACGTGGCTCACGAACACCGGCGCGATGGGCCTCGTTCTGCTGATGGCGGTCATTGCGCTCTCGGTGATCGGGTACTTCCGCGGCAACCCGAACGACGCGGGGCCGTGGACCACGCTCGTGAGCCCGATCATCGCGTTCCTGTTCCTCGCGACGGTATACGTTCTGATCGTCGCGAATTTCAACGTGCTCATGGGACAGGCCGAAACCAACGCGCTCACCTTCGTGCTGCCGCTGCTGGTCGTCGTGCCCGGCATCATCGGCATCGGGTGGGGCATCGCTCTCAAGTCGAGCAGACCCGAGGTGTACGAGAACATCGGCCGGGGCGCTCCCGACCCGCTCCCCGACGCGGAAGTGCTCGACGCTCAGCCCTGA
- a CDS encoding class II glutamine amidotransferase, producing MCRLFGYVSAAPTAVVDELGEEAFDEFTALTRVHGDGWGMAWHDADGSTKTARSPLAADVDPEYARLAAQPLGTAGIVHLRWATGGLPVSPENTHPFVDGNFAFGHNGHVGPMDRLEALLTPESLEKLRGDTDSERYFRLIMQCIDETGDEAEGVSKALRMLMSEFPNDSLNALLLTPAHLFAVHVNSRADSPKEGLRALFESPDAIPARHENEYYAMDYQATDSCMQVISSGVDTQGWTPVPPDTAAMIDIETRELTRLELLPA from the coding sequence ATGTGTCGCTTGTTCGGATACGTATCTGCCGCACCAACAGCGGTCGTTGATGAACTGGGTGAGGAGGCGTTCGACGAGTTCACGGCGCTGACCCGCGTGCATGGAGACGGCTGGGGCATGGCCTGGCACGACGCCGACGGCTCGACAAAGACGGCGCGTTCTCCGCTAGCCGCCGACGTCGACCCGGAGTATGCGCGGCTTGCCGCTCAGCCACTGGGCACGGCGGGAATCGTGCATCTTCGCTGGGCAACAGGCGGACTCCCCGTGAGCCCCGAGAACACGCATCCGTTCGTCGACGGAAATTTCGCCTTCGGGCACAACGGCCACGTCGGGCCGATGGACCGCCTTGAAGCGCTGCTCACGCCAGAGTCCCTCGAGAAGCTGCGCGGCGACACCGACAGCGAGCGCTACTTTCGCCTCATCATGCAGTGCATCGACGAGACCGGCGACGAGGCAGAGGGCGTCTCAAAGGCTTTGAGGATGCTGATGAGCGAATTCCCGAACGACAGTCTCAATGCGCTGCTGCTCACGCCGGCGCACCTGTTCGCCGTGCACGTGAACAGCCGCGCGGACTCGCCGAAGGAGGGGCTGCGTGCGCTGTTCGAGTCGCCCGACGCGATTCCGGCGCGCCACGAGAACGAGTACTACGCCATGGACTATCAGGCGACCGACTCGTGCATGCAGGTCATCTCGAGCGGCGTCGACACGCAGGGCTGGACGCCCGTTCCGCCAGATACGGCGGCCATGATCGACATCGAGACGCGCGAGCTGACGCGCCTCGAGCTGCTTCCGGCCTAG
- a CDS encoding ChaB family protein — MPASEEMPDTIKRSPKHAQEIWSKAHDSAVDEYGEGERAHRTAYAALKHEYEKVGDHWEKKEDSGPSDSKAEGGRGSGGESHGGVDANASKEHLYDVAQKLDISGRSTMDKDELVDAIDKANKRETRDSREND, encoded by the coding sequence ATGCCCGCATCGGAGGAAATGCCCGACACGATCAAGCGTTCGCCCAAGCACGCGCAGGAGATCTGGTCGAAGGCGCACGATTCTGCCGTTGACGAGTACGGCGAGGGCGAACGCGCCCACCGCACCGCATACGCGGCTCTCAAGCACGAGTACGAGAAGGTCGGCGACCACTGGGAGAAGAAGGAAGACTCCGGCCCCAGCGACAGCAAGGCAGAGGGCGGCCGCGGCTCGGGCGGAGAGTCCCACGGAGGCGTCGACGCGAACGCGTCGAAGGAGCACCTCTACGACGTCGCCCAGAAGCTCGACATCAGCGGCCGAAGCACCATGGACAAAGACGAGCTCGTTGACGCGATCGACAAGGCCAACAAGCGCGAGACGCGCGACTCACGCGAGAACGACTAG
- a CDS encoding L-ribulose-5-phosphate 4-epimerase: MTIVLDQLAPEVQDAVARTRQRVSDLHAELPRNQLVVWTAGNVSERVPGQDLFVIKPSGVSYDELSPELMVVCTLDGAKIVDGTADSLTPSSDTAAHAYVYRHMPEVGGVVHTHSTYATAWAARGEEIPCVLTMMGDEFGGPIPVGPFAIIGDDSIGRGIVETLRHSRSRAVLMQNHGPFTIGKDAKDAVKAAVMCEEVARTVHVATQLGDPIAIPAEIVDSLFDRYQNVYGQGATSSDSAAQPGSAASSASAASPQEA; the protein is encoded by the coding sequence ATGACGATCGTTCTCGATCAGCTGGCCCCCGAGGTTCAGGATGCTGTCGCGCGCACGCGCCAGCGCGTCAGCGACCTTCACGCGGAGCTTCCGCGCAACCAGCTCGTCGTGTGGACGGCGGGCAACGTCTCGGAACGCGTGCCGGGGCAGGACCTGTTCGTCATCAAACCCTCGGGTGTCTCGTACGACGAGCTGTCGCCGGAGCTTATGGTCGTGTGCACGCTCGACGGTGCGAAGATCGTCGACGGCACTGCCGACAGCCTGACCCCCTCGTCAGATACAGCGGCGCACGCCTACGTGTACCGCCACATGCCCGAGGTCGGCGGCGTCGTGCACACGCACTCGACGTACGCCACAGCGTGGGCCGCGCGCGGTGAAGAGATCCCGTGCGTGCTCACCATGATGGGCGACGAATTCGGCGGCCCCATCCCGGTCGGACCGTTCGCGATCATCGGCGACGACTCGATCGGCCGGGGCATCGTCGAGACGCTCCGGCATTCGCGGTCGCGGGCCGTTCTTATGCAGAACCACGGTCCCTTCACGATCGGGAAAGATGCGAAGGATGCCGTGAAGGCCGCCGTCATGTGCGAAGAGGTAGCGCGCACCGTGCACGTCGCCACCCAGCTCGGTGACCCCATCGCGATTCCAGCGGAGATCGTCGATTCGCTCTTCGACCGCTACCAGAACGTCTACGGGCAGGGCGCGACGTCATCCGATTCTGCAGCGCAGCCCGGCTCCGCAGCATCGTCCGCGTCAGCAGCATCGCCACAGGAGGCATGA
- the araA gene encoding L-arabinose isomerase, with product MQNPFERREIWFLTGSQGLYGPETLDQVAEQSQQVASLLDDADSIPVRVVWKPVLTDRDAIKRTALAANADDACVGVIVWMHTFSPAKMWILGLDALQKPLLHLHTQANVELPWSTIDMDFMNLNQAAHGDREFGYIATRLGVARTTVVGHASSDAVGERVGRWARAVTGWAELHELRLARFGDNMRNVAVTEGDKTEAELRLGVSVNTWGVNDLVAAVDAVTEDAVEALVAEYDELYDVAPELQPGGARRDALRYGARQELGLRSFLEQGGFGAFTTNFEDLGGLRQLPGLAVQRLMADGYGFGAEGDWKTAILVRLAKVMGYGLPGGASLMEDYTYELTPGKEKILGAHMLEVCPSLTTAKPSLEIHPLGIGDREDPVRLRFTADPGDGIVVAMSDMRERFRLVANPVTVVEPDEELPNLPVACAVWEPKPDFATSASCWLTAGAAHHTVMTSALHLEVFEDFAEIAQMELAVIDEGTTTRGFANELRLGQVYYRMAQGL from the coding sequence ATGCAGAACCCCTTTGAACGTCGCGAGATCTGGTTTCTCACGGGAAGCCAGGGACTCTACGGCCCCGAGACTCTCGACCAGGTTGCCGAGCAGTCGCAGCAGGTCGCGTCGCTGCTCGACGATGCCGACAGCATCCCCGTGAGAGTCGTGTGGAAGCCCGTGCTGACCGATCGCGACGCCATTAAGCGCACGGCCCTCGCCGCGAACGCCGACGACGCATGTGTCGGCGTCATCGTGTGGATGCATACCTTCTCGCCCGCGAAGATGTGGATTCTCGGACTCGACGCGCTGCAGAAGCCGCTGCTGCACCTGCACACGCAGGCGAACGTCGAACTGCCGTGGAGCACCATCGACATGGACTTCATGAATCTCAACCAGGCGGCGCACGGCGACCGCGAGTTCGGTTACATCGCGACGCGGCTCGGCGTCGCGCGCACAACCGTCGTCGGCCACGCCTCGAGCGATGCCGTGGGCGAGCGCGTCGGTCGTTGGGCCCGCGCGGTCACCGGCTGGGCCGAGCTGCACGAGCTTCGCCTTGCGCGGTTCGGCGACAACATGCGCAACGTCGCGGTCACCGAGGGCGACAAGACCGAGGCGGAGCTGCGACTCGGCGTTTCGGTGAATACGTGGGGCGTCAACGATCTCGTCGCGGCCGTCGATGCGGTCACCGAGGATGCTGTCGAGGCGCTCGTCGCCGAGTACGACGAGCTGTACGACGTCGCCCCCGAGCTGCAGCCGGGCGGCGCGCGGCGCGACGCGCTGCGCTACGGCGCCCGGCAGGAGCTTGGCCTGCGGTCGTTCCTTGAGCAGGGCGGCTTCGGGGCGTTCACGACGAACTTCGAAGACCTCGGCGGGCTGCGGCAGCTACCGGGCCTCGCCGTGCAGCGGCTCATGGCCGACGGGTACGGCTTCGGCGCCGAAGGCGACTGGAAGACCGCGATCCTCGTGCGCCTCGCGAAGGTCATGGGCTACGGGCTGCCCGGCGGCGCATCGCTCATGGAGGACTACACCTACGAGCTCACGCCGGGCAAAGAGAAGATCCTCGGGGCGCACATGCTCGAGGTCTGCCCCTCGCTCACGACGGCGAAGCCGAGCCTCGAGATCCACCCGCTCGGCATCGGCGATCGCGAAGACCCGGTGCGCCTGCGCTTCACGGCCGACCCCGGCGACGGCATCGTTGTCGCGATGTCCGACATGCGCGAGCGGTTCCGCCTCGTCGCCAACCCTGTCACGGTCGTCGAGCCCGACGAAGAGCTGCCGAATCTTCCCGTCGCGTGCGCGGTGTGGGAGCCCAAGCCGGACTTCGCGACGTCAGCATCCTGCTGGCTCACCGCGGGCGCCGCGCACCACACGGTCATGACGTCGGCGCTGCACCTCGAGGTGTTCGAGGACTTCGCCGAGATCGCCCAGATGGAGCTCGCGGTCATCGACGAGGGCACCACGACGCGCGGCTTCGCCAACGAGCTGCGCCTCGGCCAGGTGTACTACCGCATGGCACAGGGTCTCTGA
- a CDS encoding RecQ family ATP-dependent DNA helicase, whose product MSSSDLRRRARRVAAESFGWDELRHGQEDAIAAVVDGTDTLCVMPTAYGKSAIYQVAGMLIAGATVVVSPLIALQRDQMTGIAQSPGEVDAVAVNSAQSDGRNEDAWASLAVAESEFIFLSPEQLAKPDVMRRLGEIGISLFAVDEAHCISAWGHDFRPDYLRLGAVIEQLGHPVTVALTATGALPVRQEIVERLGMREPLVLTRGFDRPNIALSVARYESEDEKRDAVIDSIRNLDMPGILYVGTRRTATEYADALAEHGLRTAAYHAGLPAAERKRVHEAFHADELDVVAATNAFGMGIDKPNVRFVHHAAITASLDSYYQEIGRAGRDGEPADARLHYRAEDLGLRAYFTAKHADLDVAEAVVTALRHADGPVRTAELARVVGASTRKVGGIVGLLHDAAVLERAHGSIRISDSFTGSARDGAERAEEQSEMRERIAESRLEMMRGYAETTGCRRQFLLAYFGERLDEPCGNCDTCRAGTAEQSEHVAGDPFAENTRVRHGEWGEGTVMSTKDDRITVFFENEGYRVLARSAIDENDLLDTI is encoded by the coding sequence ATGAGCTCGAGCGATCTGCGTCGACGCGCGCGACGCGTGGCAGCCGAATCATTTGGATGGGACGAGCTGCGACACGGGCAAGAAGACGCGATCGCGGCAGTCGTCGACGGCACCGACACGCTCTGCGTCATGCCGACGGCATATGGCAAGTCGGCGATCTACCAGGTGGCCGGCATGCTGATCGCCGGAGCGACCGTTGTCGTCTCGCCGCTCATTGCGTTGCAGCGCGACCAGATGACGGGCATCGCGCAATCACCAGGCGAGGTGGATGCTGTCGCGGTGAACTCCGCGCAGAGCGACGGGCGCAACGAAGATGCCTGGGCGTCGCTCGCGGTCGCCGAGTCCGAGTTCATCTTTCTCTCTCCCGAGCAGCTCGCGAAGCCCGACGTCATGCGCCGGCTCGGCGAGATCGGCATCTCGCTGTTCGCCGTCGATGAAGCGCACTGCATCTCAGCGTGGGGGCACGATTTTCGCCCCGACTATCTGCGACTCGGCGCCGTGATCGAGCAGCTCGGCCACCCCGTCACTGTCGCGCTCACGGCCACCGGTGCGCTCCCGGTGCGCCAAGAGATCGTGGAGCGGCTCGGCATGCGCGAGCCCCTCGTGCTCACACGAGGCTTCGATCGACCGAACATCGCTCTGAGCGTCGCACGCTACGAATCAGAAGACGAGAAGCGCGACGCTGTCATCGACAGCATCCGGAATCTCGACATGCCCGGTATTCTGTACGTCGGCACACGGAGAACCGCCACCGAGTATGCGGATGCTCTCGCCGAACACGGGCTGCGTACGGCGGCGTACCACGCGGGCCTGCCCGCGGCGGAGCGCAAGCGCGTGCACGAGGCGTTCCATGCCGACGAGCTCGACGTCGTGGCCGCAACGAATGCTTTCGGCATGGGCATCGACAAGCCGAACGTGCGCTTCGTGCACCACGCGGCGATCACGGCGTCGCTCGACAGCTACTACCAGGAGATCGGCCGCGCGGGCCGTGACGGCGAACCCGCTGACGCGCGGCTGCACTATCGCGCAGAAGATCTGGGGCTTCGCGCGTACTTCACGGCGAAGCATGCTGATCTCGACGTCGCCGAGGCCGTTGTGACCGCGTTGCGTCACGCCGATGGTCCGGTTCGAACCGCGGAGCTCGCGCGCGTTGTCGGTGCATCAACGCGCAAGGTGGGCGGTATCGTCGGACTGCTGCACGACGCTGCCGTGCTCGAGAGAGCGCACGGCAGCATCCGCATTTCTGACTCCTTCACGGGAAGCGCGCGGGATGGAGCGGAGCGGGCCGAGGAACAGTCAGAGATGCGCGAGCGGATCGCCGAATCGCGCCTCGAGATGATGAGAGGCTACGCCGAGACGACAGGATGCCGCCGTCAGTTTCTGCTCGCGTATTTCGGTGAGCGCCTTGACGAACCGTGCGGCAACTGCGACACCTGCCGCGCGGGAACAGCGGAGCAGTCGGAACACGTCGCGGGCGATCCCTTTGCCGAGAACACGCGGGTTCGGCACGGCGAGTGGGGCGAGGGCACGGTCATGAGCACCAAAGACGATCGCATCACGGTGTTCTTCGAGAACGAGGGCTATCGCGTGCTCGCCCGGTCGGCGATCGACGAGAACGACCTGCTCGACACGATCTGA
- a CDS encoding primary-amine oxidase — MPDATHTHGKRVTRVTTPAHPLDPLTAAELDAGRAVLEREGLLGDSIRFPSVLPVEPAKSDVLAWRPGRAFDRSILYTLLDTATGRSREVIVSVTEDAVTSDTSLATTEAPYGQPPYLFEEYERVDAIVKQNPEWQQALRRRGVTDTDAAFCAPLAPGYFGFEDEVGRRIIRSLTFLRSDESDSPWSHPVEGLVVTIDLTSGEVVRVHDEGDVPIPEVDGNYDAARVGAARTSLKPIEITQPEGPSFSVDGAHVRWENWSFRVGFNAREGLVLNQVAFRDGDEDRSVLYRASVPEMVVPYGDTSPNRFWISYFDAGEYLLGKNGNPLSLGCDCLGVIHYFDGVIADDAGRAQTIPQVICMHEEDYGVLWKHTDLDGHPEVRRSRRLVVSYFSTVGNYDYGFFWYFYLDGTIQVEAKATGIVFNGAGIPGEQNPHALEIAPGLFAPVHQHLFCARLDVAIDGEANAIEEVDAVGMPTGDANPYGNAFTFTRTPLRSEKEAARLANPAAARSWHVHSTERTNRMGQPTAYHLVPQGLPTLLAQPDATVSSRAAFATKHLWATAYEDGQLWPAGQYPNQHAGDAGLPTYTADDRSLDGTDIVLWHTFGPTHLPRPEDFPIMPVDYSGFLFKPFGFFDENPALDLPDTAASSCGGGTCGCGDHGTSSCSCAH, encoded by the coding sequence ATGCCTGACGCAACACACACCCACGGCAAGAGGGTCACCCGGGTCACGACTCCGGCGCATCCCCTCGACCCGCTCACAGCGGCCGAGCTCGACGCTGGCCGCGCGGTGCTCGAGCGCGAGGGTCTCCTCGGCGACAGCATCCGCTTTCCCAGTGTGCTCCCCGTCGAACCCGCCAAGTCCGATGTTCTCGCGTGGCGGCCGGGGCGCGCGTTCGACCGCAGCATCCTCTACACCCTTCTCGATACCGCGACGGGGCGCTCCCGCGAGGTGATTGTGTCGGTGACCGAGGATGCTGTCACGAGCGACACGTCCCTCGCGACGACCGAGGCGCCGTACGGCCAGCCGCCGTACCTGTTTGAGGAGTACGAGCGCGTTGACGCGATCGTGAAGCAGAACCCCGAGTGGCAGCAGGCACTGCGCCGCCGGGGCGTAACCGACACGGATGCCGCCTTCTGCGCGCCGCTTGCGCCGGGGTACTTCGGTTTCGAAGACGAAGTGGGGCGCCGCATCATCCGGTCGTTGACGTTCTTGCGCTCCGACGAGTCCGACAGCCCATGGTCGCACCCCGTCGAGGGACTCGTCGTCACGATCGACCTGACCAGCGGCGAGGTCGTACGCGTGCACGACGAGGGCGACGTGCCGATTCCAGAGGTCGACGGCAACTACGATGCCGCGCGCGTCGGCGCCGCGCGCACGTCGCTCAAGCCCATCGAGATCACGCAGCCCGAAGGGCCGAGCTTCTCGGTCGACGGCGCGCACGTTCGATGGGAGAACTGGTCGTTCCGCGTGGGCTTCAACGCCCGCGAAGGGCTCGTGCTCAACCAGGTGGCGTTCCGCGACGGTGACGAAGATCGTTCTGTGCTGTATCGCGCGTCGGTTCCCGAGATGGTCGTGCCGTACGGCGATACGTCGCCCAACCGCTTCTGGATCAGCTACTTCGACGCCGGCGAGTACCTGCTGGGCAAGAACGGCAACCCGCTCTCGCTCGGCTGCGACTGCCTCGGCGTCATTCACTACTTCGACGGCGTCATCGCTGACGACGCCGGGCGCGCGCAGACGATCCCCCAGGTGATCTGCATGCACGAAGAGGACTACGGCGTGCTCTGGAAGCACACGGATCTCGACGGTCATCCCGAAGTGCGCCGGTCGCGCCGCCTCGTCGTCTCGTACTTCTCGACCGTGGGCAACTACGACTACGGGTTCTTCTGGTACTTCTACCTCGACGGCACGATCCAGGTGGAGGCGAAGGCGACGGGAATCGTGTTCAACGGCGCCGGCATTCCGGGCGAGCAGAATCCGCACGCGCTCGAGATCGCCCCCGGCCTGTTCGCGCCGGTGCATCAGCACCTGTTCTGCGCGCGGCTGGACGTCGCGATCGACGGCGAGGCCAACGCGATCGAAGAGGTGGATGCTGTCGGCATGCCGACCGGAGACGCCAACCCGTACGGCAATGCGTTCACGTTCACGCGCACGCCGCTGCGCAGCGAGAAGGAGGCTGCGCGGCTCGCCAACCCCGCTGCCGCGCGCAGCTGGCATGTGCACAGCACGGAGCGCACCAACCGCATGGGGCAGCCGACGGCGTACCACCTGGTGCCGCAGGGCCTGCCCACGCTGCTCGCGCAGCCCGATGCGACGGTGAGCTCGCGTGCGGCGTTTGCGACCAAGCATCTCTGGGCGACGGCGTACGAAGACGGGCAGCTGTGGCCCGCTGGTCAGTATCCGAACCAGCACGCGGGCGACGCGGGGTTGCCGACGTACACAGCGGACGACCGTTCGCTCGACGGCACCGACATCGTGCTCTGGCATACGTTCGGGCCGACGCATCTGCCGCGTCCCGAGGACTTTCCGATCATGCCCGTCGACTATTCGGGCTTCCTGTTCAAACCGTTTGGGTTCTTCGACGAGAACCCCGCACTCGACCTCCCCGACACGGCGGCGAGCTCATGTGGCGGCGGCACGTGCGGCTGCGGCGACCACGGCACGAGCAGCTGCTCGTGCGCTCATTGA
- a CDS encoding glutamate--cysteine ligase gives MRTVGVEEELLLVNAESGIPRSVASRAIERADATKGEEGGSLDHELQQQQVETDTPPRSGMEELDDDVREWRRTAIAGARRAGARVIAAGTSPVAAEPKVDLDPRYLRIIEHIGLTAREQLLCACHVHVSVESDDEGVGVLDRIRHRTGLLTALSANSPFWNGVDSGYASFRSQAILRWPTSGPQDLYRSAGQYHALIDTMLGTGVMLDEGMVYFDSRLSSRYPTVEIRVADVCSDVRDTVLIAALARGLVDTAAREWADGEPPAEIPTSVIRLANWQAGRFGLSGDLLDPTTMEPRPARDVITEFVDTLRPALRANGDEERVDAGIDRLFQGGTGADRQRASLEKTGRLSDVIAYLARVTAAQDE, from the coding sequence ATGCGTACTGTCGGGGTTGAAGAAGAGCTCTTGCTGGTGAACGCCGAATCGGGAATTCCGCGCTCGGTCGCGTCGCGAGCGATCGAAAGGGCCGACGCCACGAAGGGTGAAGAGGGCGGCTCACTCGATCACGAGCTGCAGCAGCAGCAAGTGGAGACAGATACGCCACCGCGATCGGGCATGGAGGAACTCGACGACGACGTGCGCGAGTGGCGCCGCACGGCGATTGCAGGCGCGCGGCGCGCCGGCGCCCGCGTGATCGCCGCAGGCACATCGCCGGTTGCGGCCGAGCCGAAGGTCGATCTCGATCCACGTTACCTGCGTATCATCGAGCACATCGGGCTGACGGCTCGAGAGCAGCTGCTGTGCGCGTGCCACGTGCACGTGTCGGTAGAGTCCGACGATGAAGGCGTCGGCGTGCTCGACCGCATCCGACATCGCACGGGCCTGCTCACAGCGCTCAGTGCCAACTCTCCATTCTGGAACGGCGTCGACAGCGGGTATGCGAGCTTTCGCTCGCAGGCGATTCTGCGTTGGCCGACGTCTGGTCCTCAAGATCTCTATCGATCGGCCGGGCAATACCACGCACTCATCGACACAATGCTCGGCACGGGCGTCATGCTCGACGAGGGCATGGTGTACTTCGACTCCCGCCTCTCAAGTCGCTACCCGACCGTGGAGATTAGGGTCGCCGACGTCTGCTCCGACGTGCGCGACACTGTTCTCATTGCCGCCCTCGCTCGGGGCCTCGTCGACACAGCGGCGCGCGAGTGGGCCGACGGCGAGCCGCCTGCTGAGATTCCGACGTCGGTCATTCGGCTCGCCAATTGGCAGGCTGGTCGCTTCGGGCTCAGCGGGGACCTGCTCGACCCGACGACGATGGAGCCGCGGCCCGCGCGCGACGTGATCACGGAGTTCGTCGACACCCTGCGCCCCGCACTGCGAGCCAACGGCGACGAGGAGCGGGTCGACGCTGGGATCGACCGCCTCTTTCAGGGAGGAACAGGCGCCGACCGGCAGCGTGCGTCATTGGAGAAAACCGGTCGCCTGAGCGACGTCATCGCCTACCTCGCTCGGGTCACGGCCGCGCAAGACGAGTAG